In a genomic window of uncultured Flavobacterium sp.:
- a CDS encoding NUMOD4 domain-containing protein, which produces MPQNRFYPNEQFKEIEINASLQLRYAISNRGRLISFTDEIENGRLLKGGLSDGYPTFRFKVKKDDKIVNKYLFLYKLVAQYFLPKKSEEQTYVLHLDYNRSNDDEKNLRWATKAEMMEHSRKSPRVIQAKKNLIEHNLKADGRKLTTTKVMLIKKILARPEQKTRLKMIAKQFGVSEMQIRRIASGENWGHVKV; this is translated from the coding sequence ATGCCACAAAACAGATTTTATCCAAACGAACAGTTCAAAGAAATAGAAATAAATGCTTCATTACAACTACGTTATGCCATTTCAAACAGAGGCCGATTAATAAGCTTTACTGATGAAATTGAAAACGGCCGTCTCTTAAAAGGCGGACTAAGTGATGGATATCCAACTTTTAGATTTAAGGTAAAAAAAGACGACAAGATTGTCAATAAATATCTCTTTTTATACAAATTAGTTGCCCAATATTTCCTTCCGAAAAAATCAGAAGAACAAACTTATGTATTGCATCTGGATTACAACCGAAGTAACGATGATGAAAAAAACTTACGCTGGGCGACAAAAGCCGAAATGATGGAACACAGCCGCAAAAGTCCGCGTGTGATTCAGGCGAAAAAGAACCTTATCGAACACAACTTAAAAGCTGATGGACGAAAATTGACAACCACAAAAGTGATGTTGATCAAAAAAATCCTGGCTCGTCCGGAACAAAAAACACGTCTAAAAATGATCGCAAAACAATTTGGCGTAAGCGAAATGCAAATAAGACGTATTGCCAGCGGAGAAAACTGGGGACACGTTAAGGTCTAA
- a CDS encoding SPFH domain-containing protein encodes MNEITSYWWILLILFSIIFYKFILRVFFGMVMVPEDKIGLVTKKFVLFGADKSLPDGRIIATKGEAGYQAKTLAPGLYWGMWIWQYSIDMTGFTVIPEGKIGLVLSKDGQEIPTGRILARKVDSDNFQDATFFLDNGGQKGRQTAFITTGSYRINTFLFEIVIADQIKIYENMIGIVTALDGEPIPQGQIAGKFVEGHNNFQDFDKFLDTGGNRGLQPQVMLAGSYYINTWGIQIEQNPMTDVPIGYVGVVISYIGEDGQDVTGDTFKHGNIVSKGQRGVWMEPLGPGKYALNKYTTKLEAVPTTNLVLNWANARSESHDLDKNLSTITVRSKDGFPFNLDVAQIIHVPAAEAPKVIARFGSMNNLVSQVLEPTIGNYFRNSAQDSDVISFLSTRKERQESAKNHIKLVLDEYNVNAVDTLIGDIVPPDSLMKTLTDRKLAEEEQKTYQTQRMAQEQRQGMEKETAIADMQKEIVRASQSVEIAQRTADATVKKAEGDATSLKLNVNAEAEATKMRANAEAEATKARAGAQAEATKLNASAEAERISKTGLAEAEKIMAIGKSTAESYQLQVSAMGGDNFTRYKVTEEIGKGNIKVIPDVLISGNGGSDGSISGLLGLKLMEMMDTKDSKDVKNPKKQ; translated from the coding sequence ATGAATGAAATTACTTCTTACTGGTGGATACTTTTAATCCTATTCTCCATTATTTTTTACAAATTTATTTTACGCGTTTTCTTCGGAATGGTAATGGTTCCAGAAGATAAAATTGGTTTAGTGACCAAAAAATTCGTTTTGTTTGGTGCAGACAAGTCACTTCCTGATGGTCGTATTATTGCGACAAAAGGAGAAGCAGGTTATCAGGCAAAAACGCTTGCTCCGGGTTTATACTGGGGAATGTGGATCTGGCAATATTCAATTGATATGACAGGATTTACAGTTATTCCAGAAGGGAAAATTGGACTTGTTTTAAGTAAGGACGGACAAGAAATCCCAACTGGTAGAATTCTGGCTAGAAAAGTAGACAGTGATAACTTTCAGGATGCTACTTTTTTCTTAGACAATGGCGGGCAAAAAGGACGTCAAACTGCATTTATTACAACGGGTTCGTATCGTATTAATACGTTCTTATTCGAAATTGTAATTGCAGATCAAATTAAGATTTACGAGAACATGATTGGGATCGTAACGGCTCTTGATGGAGAACCAATTCCGCAAGGGCAAATTGCCGGAAAATTTGTTGAAGGTCATAATAACTTTCAGGATTTTGATAAGTTCCTGGATACTGGCGGAAATCGTGGTTTGCAGCCTCAGGTAATGTTGGCTGGATCATATTACATTAATACGTGGGGAATACAAATCGAGCAAAACCCAATGACTGATGTGCCAATTGGTTATGTAGGTGTTGTAATTTCGTATATTGGAGAAGACGGACAAGATGTTACCGGAGATACTTTTAAACACGGAAATATTGTTTCGAAAGGACAACGTGGTGTTTGGATGGAACCACTTGGACCGGGAAAATATGCATTGAATAAATATACGACTAAATTGGAAGCAGTTCCAACAACTAACTTGGTTTTGAACTGGGCAAATGCGAGAAGTGAATCACATGATTTAGATAAAAACCTTTCGACAATTACAGTTCGTTCAAAAGATGGTTTCCCGTTTAACCTGGACGTAGCTCAGATTATCCACGTCCCTGCTGCAGAAGCTCCAAAAGTAATTGCACGTTTTGGAAGTATGAACAACTTGGTTTCTCAGGTTTTAGAGCCTACAATTGGTAACTATTTCAGAAACTCGGCGCAAGATAGCGATGTAATTTCGTTCTTAAGTACAAGAAAAGAACGTCAGGAATCGGCTAAAAATCATATCAAATTAGTACTTGACGAATACAACGTAAATGCTGTTGATACTTTGATTGGAGATATCGTTCCGCCAGATTCATTGATGAAAACGTTAACGGACAGAAAACTAGCTGAAGAAGAGCAAAAAACGTATCAAACTCAAAGGATGGCGCAAGAACAACGTCAGGGAATGGAGAAAGAAACGGCGATTGCGGATATGCAAAAAGAGATCGTTCGTGCTTCGCAAAGTGTTGAGATCGCACAACGTACTGCAGATGCAACAGTTAAAAAAGCAGAAGGAGATGCAACCAGTTTAAAACTGAATGTAAACGCTGAAGCTGAAGCTACAAAAATGCGTGCAAATGCAGAAGCCGAAGCTACCAAAGCAAGAGCAGGAGCACAGGCAGAAGCTACGAAACTAAACGCAAGCGCAGAAGCAGAAAGAATCTCTAAAACAGGTTTGGCTGAAGCCGAAAAAATCATGGCAATTGGTAAATCTACTGCAGAATCTTACCAACTTCAAGTTAGTGCAATGGGTGGCGATAATTTCACCAGATATAAAGTAACAGAAGAAATTGGAAAAGGAAACATCAAAGTGATTCCAGATGTTTTAATTTCCGGAAACGGTGGTTCTGATGGATCAATTAGTGGTCTGTTAGGTTTGAAATTAATGGAAATGATGGATACTAAAGATTCAAAAGATGTTAAGAATCCTAAGAAACAATAA
- a CDS encoding metallophosphoesterase family protein: protein MKKILLLSDTHSHIDDTILKYVNQADEVWHAGDIGDLNVTDTIKKLKPLRCVYGNIDDAQARLEFPLHNRFFCENVSVWITHIGGYPGKYNPAIREEMALNPPKLFICGHSHILKVIFDKKNNLLHMNPGAAGKSGFHQVRTMLRFVIDDDKIKDLEIIEIGKK from the coding sequence ATGAAAAAAATCCTCTTACTTTCCGATACTCATAGTCATATTGACGATACTATTTTAAAATATGTTAATCAGGCCGATGAGGTTTGGCATGCTGGAGATATTGGTGATTTGAATGTTACGGATACAATAAAAAAGCTTAAACCTTTGCGATGTGTTTACGGAAATATAGATGACGCGCAAGCAAGATTGGAATTTCCATTGCACAACAGGTTTTTCTGCGAAAATGTTTCAGTTTGGATTACACATATTGGAGGTTATCCGGGGAAATATAATCCTGCAATAAGAGAAGAAATGGCATTGAATCCACCTAAATTATTTATTTGCGGACATTCACATATTCTGAAAGTGATTTTTGATAAGAAAAACAATTTACTGCACATGAATCCTGGTGCGGCTGGAAAAAGTGGTTTTCATCAAGTTCGCACAATGCTTAGGTTTGTAATTGACGATGATAAAATTAAGGATCTCGAAATTATTGAAATAGGGAAGAAGTAA
- the truA gene encoding tRNA pseudouridine(38-40) synthase TruA, producing the protein MRYFIQFAYNGTHYHGWQFQPNASSVQETLNKAFSVLLNAPINIMGAGRTDTGVHAQEMYGHFDFENPIDVPTLVHKLNSYLPKDIAIFDIILVHDDAHCRFDATKRTYEYHINTVKNPFSEELSWYFNQKLDVALMNEAAKILLNHTDFQCFSKVNTDVNTFDCTIFEAYWKQENNKLVFTISANRFLRNMVRAIVGTLVNIGLHKISLDDLESIIASKSREKAGFSVPAHGLYLTEIYYDYL; encoded by the coding sequence TTGAGATATTTTATTCAATTTGCTTATAACGGAACACATTATCATGGCTGGCAATTTCAGCCCAACGCTTCTTCTGTTCAGGAAACTTTAAACAAAGCTTTTTCGGTTTTATTAAATGCTCCTATTAATATAATGGGCGCCGGAAGAACGGATACTGGTGTTCACGCACAGGAAATGTACGGGCATTTTGATTTTGAAAACCCTATTGATGTTCCGACTTTAGTACATAAACTGAATTCGTATTTACCAAAAGATATTGCCATTTTTGACATTATATTGGTTCATGATGATGCGCATTGCAGATTTGACGCTACTAAAAGAACATATGAATATCATATCAATACTGTTAAAAATCCATTTTCGGAGGAATTGAGTTGGTATTTTAACCAAAAATTAGACGTAGCTTTGATGAATGAAGCCGCAAAAATCTTACTGAATCATACCGATTTTCAATGTTTTTCGAAAGTAAATACGGATGTAAATACTTTTGATTGCACGATTTTTGAAGCTTATTGGAAACAAGAAAACAACAAACTAGTTTTTACGATTTCGGCGAATCGTTTTTTACGAAATATGGTTCGCGCCATTGTGGGAACTTTGGTAAATATTGGTTTACATAAAATTTCTCTGGATGATCTGGAAAGCATTATTGCAAGTAAAAGCAGGGAAAAAGCCGGATTCTCGGTTCCGGCACACGGATTATATTTAACCGAAATTTATTACGATTACTTATAG
- a CDS encoding DUF4293 domain-containing protein, whose amino-acid sequence MIQRIQTIYLLLAFIATSVLMLFIPLWTLNTGKVFYFNQDPIYTVIVGLSTMLTIISIISYKKRQNQFVMNRLNIILNLILLGLFVYRSLNLSGETIVSEKGIGMFLPIVAIVLLVLANKAIKKDEDLVKSVDRLR is encoded by the coding sequence ATGATACAACGAATTCAGACTATATACTTACTTCTTGCCTTTATCGCAACAAGTGTTTTAATGCTTTTTATTCCACTTTGGACATTAAATACAGGTAAAGTATTTTATTTTAATCAAGATCCAATTTATACTGTAATAGTTGGCTTAAGTACAATGTTAACTATCATTAGTATTATTTCATATAAGAAAAGACAAAATCAGTTTGTGATGAACAGACTGAACATAATATTAAATTTAATTTTATTAGGATTATTTGTATATCGATCTCTAAATTTATCTGGAGAAACTATTGTTTCAGAGAAAGGTATTGGGATGTTTCTACCTATTGTTGCTATCGTGTTATTAGTTTTAGCTAATAAAGCCATCAAGAAGGATGAAGATCTTGTAAAATCTGTAGACCGTTTGAGGTAA
- a CDS encoding response regulator transcription factor: MMNKIRIHLADDHQILIDGLTNLLGTIENFEVVGSSNDSSNIYEDIAQNNACILVMDISMPKKDGIEVLKELNQKGISCKVIILSSYDDLKSIKDAIKLGVNGYLTKKCAGQNIIEAIKAVHQGQDYFCNTVREKIFNSFTQNNSELNKKIHTENHTLSRREIEIITLISLEYSGKEIGEYLFISTNTVETHRKNIMRKLQTKNTIGLVKYALKNNLINA; the protein is encoded by the coding sequence ATGATGAACAAAATAAGAATCCATCTTGCTGACGATCATCAAATACTTATTGATGGTTTGACTAATTTATTAGGTACAATCGAAAACTTTGAGGTTGTAGGCAGTTCTAATGATAGTTCAAATATTTATGAGGATATTGCACAAAATAATGCTTGTATTTTAGTTATGGATATAAGCATGCCAAAAAAAGATGGTATTGAAGTTTTAAAAGAACTTAATCAAAAAGGAATTTCTTGCAAAGTAATTATTTTATCCAGTTATGACGATCTAAAAAGTATAAAAGACGCCATAAAACTAGGTGTTAACGGTTATCTAACAAAAAAATGTGCCGGTCAAAATATCATCGAAGCAATTAAAGCCGTTCATCAAGGTCAGGACTATTTTTGTAATACTGTAAGAGAAAAAATATTCAACAGTTTCACACAAAACAATTCGGAATTAAATAAAAAAATCCATACTGAAAATCATACTTTAAGCAGAAGAGAAATAGAAATTATCACTTTGATTTCACTTGAATATAGCGGAAAAGAAATTGGTGAGTACCTTTTTATCAGTACCAATACTGTTGAAACTCATCGAAAAAATATTATGAGAAAACTACAAACCAAAAACACAATTGGTCTTGTAAAATATGCTCTTAAAAACAATTTGATTAATGCTTAA
- a CDS encoding ABC transporter ATP-binding protein, with amino-acid sequence MKAKAFDTGLFKRILKYTKPYKWRYYGVIIFAVSLSIFAALRPYLLKQTVDGYIKTHDKHGLLMYITLMGVVLLCEVFSQFYFVFWANWLGQDIVKDIRTKLFKHILSFRMKYFDLVPVGQLVTRSVSDIESIARIFSQGLFMIISDLMKMLVVLIFMFYMNWKLTWIVVVAMPILVYITRIFQRKMQVAFEEVRTQIANMNSFVQERVTGMKIVQLFNREKIEAENFRVINDKHRVAWIKTILYNSIFFPIADIISSITLGLVVVYGGFKILNGDHFTTFGDLFSYTMFIGMLFNPLRQIADKFNEMQLGMIAANRVFDIIDTQDHIQDTGTLEAPVFNGSIEFKDVRFSYIPEEEVIKGIDLSVASGQTIAIVGSTGAGKSTIINLLNRFYEINSGTIFIDGHNIENYTLASLRKQIAVVLQDVFLFADTIYNNITLHNPEITREHVLNAAKKIGVHDFIMSLPDNYDFDVKERGVMLSSGQRQLIAFLRSYVSNPSILILDEATSSIDTYSEELIQRATETITKGRTSIIIAHRLATIVNADKIVVMDKGLIVEQGTHHELLNKIDGYYKNLYDSQFSVAN; translated from the coding sequence ATGAAAGCAAAAGCATTTGATACCGGATTATTCAAACGAATTTTAAAATATACAAAACCTTATAAATGGCGCTATTATGGCGTTATCATTTTTGCCGTTTCACTTTCGATTTTTGCGGCACTTCGTCCTTATTTATTAAAACAAACGGTTGACGGCTATATCAAGACGCATGACAAGCATGGTTTGTTGATGTATATTACATTAATGGGCGTTGTACTTTTATGCGAAGTTTTCTCTCAGTTCTATTTTGTGTTTTGGGCAAACTGGCTTGGACAGGACATTGTTAAAGATATTCGAACCAAACTTTTCAAACATATTTTGAGTTTTAGAATGAAATATTTTGATTTGGTTCCAGTGGGACAATTGGTTACCAGATCAGTTTCGGACATTGAATCAATTGCTCGTATTTTCAGCCAAGGTTTGTTTATGATTATAAGTGACTTGATGAAAATGTTGGTTGTTTTGATTTTTATGTTTTATATGAATTGGAAACTGACATGGATTGTGGTTGTTGCAATGCCAATTTTGGTTTACATTACCCGAATTTTTCAGCGCAAAATGCAAGTTGCTTTTGAGGAAGTTCGTACGCAAATTGCCAACATGAACTCGTTTGTACAAGAGCGCGTTACGGGAATGAAGATTGTTCAGCTTTTTAATCGTGAAAAAATTGAAGCCGAAAATTTTAGAGTTATCAATGATAAACACAGAGTTGCCTGGATAAAAACGATTCTTTATAACTCGATATTTTTCCCAATTGCCGATATTATTTCGTCTATTACTTTGGGATTAGTTGTCGTTTACGGTGGATTTAAAATCCTGAACGGAGATCATTTTACGACTTTCGGAGATTTATTCTCTTATACCATGTTTATTGGAATGTTGTTTAATCCGTTGCGTCAGATTGCGGATAAATTCAACGAGATGCAATTAGGAATGATTGCTGCCAATCGTGTTTTTGATATTATCGATACTCAGGATCATATTCAGGATACAGGAACGCTTGAAGCTCCAGTTTTTAATGGAAGCATCGAATTTAAGGACGTACGTTTTAGTTATATTCCAGAAGAAGAAGTTATAAAAGGTATCGATTTATCTGTAGCTTCAGGGCAAACTATTGCCATTGTCGGTTCGACTGGAGCCGGAAAATCAACTATTATCAATTTACTGAATCGTTTCTACGAAATTAATAGCGGTACTATTTTTATCGACGGTCACAATATTGAAAATTATACTTTGGCTTCTTTACGAAAACAAATTGCTGTGGTTTTGCAAGATGTTTTTTTGTTTGCCGATACAATTTACAACAATATCACTTTGCACAATCCTGAAATTACGCGTGAACATGTTTTGAATGCTGCCAAAAAAATTGGTGTACACGATTTTATAATGAGTCTTCCGGATAATTATGATTTTGATGTAAAAGAGCGTGGTGTAATGCTTTCGTCAGGACAACGACAATTGATCGCCTTTTTACGTTCATATGTGAGTAATCCGAGCATTTTGATTTTGGATGAAGCTACGTCTTCGATTGATACTTATTCTGAAGAATTAATTCAGCGTGCAACCGAAACAATCACTAAAGGAAGAACTTCTATTATTATTGCACACAGATTGGCTACGATTGTAAATGCAGACAAAATTGTGGTTATGGATAAAGGTTTGATTGTAGAACAAGGAACGCACCACGAATTGCTTAATAAAATCGACGGATATTACAAAAATCTATACGATTCGCAATTTTCAGTCGCTAACTGA
- a CDS encoding M28 family peptidase — MKKTLLLLLIASAFSCSTTKDGVAKDNSDPTKYIKVITEKDLKKMLYVVASDEMEGRETGSKGQKKAGLYMIEQYKKNGVSFPKGATDYYQHIPAAFLNAKRNENLPDSENIWAYIEGSEKPNEVLVISAHYDHVGIKNGEVYNGADDDGSGTVAVMEIAKAFAKAKKQGHGPKRSILFLHVTGEEHGLHGSRYYSENPLFPIANTITDINIDMIGRRDVEHAKTNNYVYVIGADRLSSDLHNAVVAQNDKYTKIDLDFKFNDPKDPNHFYERSDHYNFAKHGIPAVFFFNGVHEDYHGKGDEPQKIEYDALTKRTQLAFVVAWDLANRENRPVVDKK, encoded by the coding sequence ATGAAAAAAACCTTACTCCTGTTATTAATTGCATCTGCGTTTTCTTGTTCGACTACAAAAGACGGTGTTGCTAAAGATAACTCAGATCCGACTAAATATATAAAAGTCATTACAGAAAAAGATCTAAAAAAAATGCTTTATGTTGTCGCTTCTGACGAAATGGAAGGTCGCGAAACTGGATCTAAAGGCCAGAAAAAAGCAGGTTTGTATATGATCGAACAATACAAAAAAAATGGAGTTTCGTTTCCAAAAGGAGCAACAGATTATTACCAACATATTCCCGCAGCTTTCTTAAATGCAAAACGTAACGAAAACCTACCGGATTCTGAGAATATCTGGGCGTATATTGAAGGTTCTGAAAAACCGAATGAAGTATTGGTTATTTCAGCGCATTACGATCACGTAGGAATAAAAAATGGCGAAGTTTATAATGGTGCCGATGATGATGGTTCCGGAACTGTTGCGGTTATGGAAATTGCTAAGGCTTTTGCAAAAGCAAAAAAACAAGGTCATGGTCCAAAACGTTCTATTTTATTCCTTCACGTAACTGGCGAAGAGCACGGATTACACGGTTCTCGTTATTACTCTGAAAATCCTTTGTTTCCTATCGCAAATACAATCACGGATATCAATATCGATATGATTGGTCGTCGCGATGTAGAACATGCAAAAACAAACAACTATGTTTACGTTATTGGTGCTGACAGATTATCATCAGATTTACATAATGCTGTTGTAGCTCAAAACGACAAATACACTAAAATAGATTTAGATTTTAAATTTAATGATCCTAAAGATCCAAATCATTTTTACGAGCGTTCTGATCACTACAACTTTGCAAAACACGGTATTCCAGCTGTTTTCTTCTTTAACGGAGTTCACGAAGATTACCACGGAAAAGGCGACGAACCTCAAAAAATTGAATACGACGCTTTAACTAAAAGAACACAACTGGCATTTGTTGTTGCCTGGGATTTAGCAAATAGAGAAAACAGACCGGTAGTTGATAAAAAATAG
- the rho gene encoding transcription termination factor Rho, with protein MFDISALKEMKLSELQEIAKLAKTIKFNGVKKETLISQILAHQESTVAPPVNAVAEKVEDDKPKRARIVPAKKTPIAKDAPVLEFDKVEEAPKQVKTPAISKAAPKAQQAPKAVEVQKEEIQKEEVTPEVQEASENKEIQKKGPKIVKFNKSAYEKKVALQKEKEATKEVGSEEVGETAPEAQITTEEKKEITEKTEVTAPVKKINPNQNKNQNPNQNPNSNQNPNQNPNQNGNGNGNNGNQNPNHKNKKNNFRDSDFEFDGIIESEGVLEMMPDGYGFLRSSDYNYLASPDDIYLSTSQIRLFGLKTGDTVKGVVRPPKEGEKFFPLVRVLKINGHDPQVVRDRVSFEHLTPVFPSEKFKLAEKGSSVSTRIIDLFSPIGKGQRGMIVAQPKTGKTMLLKDIANAIAANHPEVYLIVLLIDERPEEVTDMQRSVRGEVIASTFDREPQEHVKIANIVLEKAKRLVECGHDVVILLDSITRLARAYNTVQPASGKVLSGGVDANALQKPKRFFGAARNVENGGSLSIIATALTETGSKMDEVIFEEFKGTGNMELQLDRKIANKRIFPAIDLTSSSTRRDDLLLDEKTLQRMWIMRKYLSDMNPVESMDFVNDRFKKTRNNEEFLISMND; from the coding sequence ATGTTTGATATTTCTGCATTAAAAGAAATGAAGCTTTCTGAGCTTCAAGAAATAGCTAAGTTAGCTAAAACTATAAAGTTTAATGGCGTTAAAAAAGAGACTTTAATAAGTCAGATTTTAGCACATCAGGAATCGACTGTAGCGCCGCCAGTTAATGCTGTGGCCGAAAAAGTAGAGGATGACAAACCAAAAAGAGCAAGAATAGTTCCTGCAAAGAAAACTCCTATTGCTAAAGATGCTCCAGTTCTTGAATTTGATAAGGTAGAAGAAGCTCCTAAACAAGTAAAAACTCCTGCAATTTCAAAAGCAGCTCCAAAAGCACAACAAGCACCAAAAGCTGTAGAAGTACAAAAAGAAGAAATACAAAAAGAAGAAGTTACACCAGAAGTTCAGGAAGCTTCTGAAAATAAAGAAATACAAAAAAAAGGACCAAAAATTGTAAAGTTTAATAAATCAGCTTACGAGAAAAAGGTCGCTTTGCAAAAAGAAAAAGAAGCTACGAAAGAAGTGGGTTCTGAAGAGGTTGGAGAAACAGCTCCTGAAGCTCAGATTACTACAGAAGAAAAAAAGGAAATCACAGAAAAAACAGAAGTTACTGCTCCTGTAAAAAAGATAAATCCGAACCAGAATAAAAATCAGAATCCGAATCAAAATCCAAATTCAAATCAAAACCCGAATCAGAATCCAAATCAAAACGGGAATGGAAATGGAAATAACGGAAATCAAAACCCAAATCATAAAAATAAAAAGAATAATTTCAGAGATTCAGATTTTGAATTCGACGGAATTATCGAAAGTGAAGGTGTATTAGAAATGATGCCTGACGGATACGGATTCTTACGTTCATCAGATTATAATTATTTAGCTTCTCCGGATGATATTTATTTATCAACTTCACAAATCAGATTATTCGGTCTTAAAACTGGAGATACAGTAAAAGGAGTGGTTCGTCCTCCAAAAGAAGGTGAGAAATTTTTCCCTTTAGTTCGTGTACTTAAAATCAATGGTCACGATCCGCAAGTTGTTCGTGATAGAGTTTCTTTTGAGCACTTGACACCAGTTTTTCCTTCTGAAAAATTTAAATTAGCCGAAAAAGGTAGTTCAGTTTCAACTCGTATTATCGATTTATTTTCTCCAATAGGAAAAGGACAACGTGGTATGATTGTCGCTCAGCCTAAAACAGGTAAAACAATGTTGTTAAAAGACATTGCTAATGCAATTGCTGCAAATCACCCTGAAGTTTACCTTATTGTTCTTTTGATTGATGAGCGTCCTGAAGAGGTTACAGATATGCAACGTAGCGTACGTGGTGAAGTTATCGCTTCTACATTTGACCGTGAACCACAAGAACACGTGAAAATTGCAAATATCGTTCTTGAAAAAGCAAAACGTTTGGTAGAATGTGGTCATGATGTTGTAATCTTATTAGATTCAATTACACGTTTAGCAAGAGCTTACAATACCGTTCAGCCTGCATCAGGAAAAGTATTAAGTGGAGGTGTTGATGCAAATGCATTACAAAAACCAAAACGTTTCTTTGGAGCAGCAAGAAATGTAGAAAATGGTGGTTCATTAAGTATCATCGCAACTGCATTGACAGAAACTGGTTCTAAAATGGATGAAGTTATCTTTGAAGAATTTAAAGGTACCGGTAATATGGAATTACAATTGGATCGTAAAATTGCCAACAAACGTATTTTCCCTGCAATCGATCTTACTTCATCAAGTACACGTCGTGATGATTTATTATTAGACGAGAAAACTTTACAAAGAATGTGGATTATGCGTAAATATCTATCAGATATGAATCCTGTAGAATCTATGGATTTTGTAAATGATCGTTTCAAGAAAACAAGAAACAACGAAGAGTTTTTGATTTCTATGAATGACTAG